Proteins co-encoded in one Glandiceps talaboti chromosome 22, keGlaTala1.1, whole genome shotgun sequence genomic window:
- the LOC144452208 gene encoding uncharacterized protein LOC144452208 encodes MASSSEEHDFSGVFDDNFDFSELDLSDDDDWGSVDVAEKDDEEKVPKRTKRRDLSYLEQHMTTNESNDAVIVKTFTCDVCSKVFKTKPSCKNHLLKGHELEDPKSERCSSPQHTGNNKSKKRTVKVRPTFNYSKQDALEDSVFLLKKALTNVMNKPIIKTGRNILGVPSVIQMVSKLQDMTLSSPDKANLCMQHIIDILWPAITAGDKGFLGCAHRETIYKSYHEIRTSGKLHQAMRSMCAEAEVKSSTMNRDCSVVSNVIFETLLLRREECDTPHEEENSAVVMDKVEENVLRYACGYIPMALTKQLRKRGPSVSPLIDCLSGMRCTTELSDSFLSYTTEWVDKENRGGLHVVNDKSYIFFRTVESIFRKKFRVDIANIRDSVIDDVLADRLALSRWAVLASCLNENQSIALLSMCVKLWVNIRCHSMAKRIIQQHKVKTGISQCGNKGLRKGLKEISG; translated from the exons ATGGCGTCTTCCAGTGAAGAACATGACTTTTCTGGTGTCTTCGACGACAATTTTGATTTTAGTGAGTTAGATTTGTCAGATGACGATGACTGGGGTTCTGTAGACGTTGCAGAAAAAGACGACGAAGAAAAGGTCCCGAAAAGAACCAAACGACGCGATCTTTCGTACCTCGAACAACACATGACAACAAATGAAAGTAATGATGCTGTGATTGTGAAGACTTTCACTTGCGACGTGTGTAGTAAGGTTTTCAAAACCAAACCAAGTTGTAAGAACCATCTGCTAAAGGGACACGAACTTGAAG ATCCAAAGTCAGAGAGATGTTCAAGTCCCCAGCATACTGGCAATAATAAATCCAAGAAAAGAACTG tcaaaGTGCGACCTACATTTAACTATTCAAAGCAAGATGCTCTTGAAGACAGCGTATTTTTGTTAAAGAAAGCATTGACGAATGTGATGAACAAGCCAATCATTAAGACTGGAAGAAACATCCTCGGTGTACCATCTGTGATTCAGATGGTTTCCAAGCTCCAGGATATGACTCTGAGTTCCCCAGACAAAGCGAACCTGTGTATGCAACACATCATTGATATCTTGTGGCCTGCCATTACTGCAGGGGACAAGGGATTCCTGGGCTGTGCACATCGGGAGACTATTTACAAGTCATACCATGAAATTCGTACATCAGGGAAACTTCATCAGGCAATGAGGTCCATGTGTGCTGAAGCAGAAGTAAAGTCCAGTACTATGAATCGAGACTGTAGTGTTGTGTCCAATGTAATTTTTGAAACACTCCTACTACGTAGAGAGGAATGTGATACACCACATGAAGAAGAAAACAGTGCGGTAGTGATGGACAAGGTGGAGGAGAACGTTTTAAGATATGCTTGTGGATACATACCAATGGCACTGACGAAACAACTGAGAAAACGTGGGCCATCAGTCTCCCCCCTAATTGATTGTTTGTCAGGCATGAGGTGTACCACAGAACTGTCAGATTCATTTCTTTCTTATACAACTGAGTGGGTTGATAAAGAAAATAGAGGGGGTCTTCATGTTGTGAACGACAAGTCCTATATATTCTTCAGGACAGTAGAGAGTATTTTTCGCAAGAAATTTAGAGTAGATATTGCAAATATTCGTGACAGTGTTATCGATGATGTATTAGCTGATAGACTTGCCTTATCACGTTGGGCTGTCCTAGCATCTTGCCTAAATGAAAACCAGTCCATTGCACTATTATCAATGTGTGTGAAGTTATGGGTGAACATACGCTGTCATTCTATGGCCAAACGAATTATTCAGCAACATAAAGTGAAAACAGGGATTTCCCAGTGTGGGAATAAAGGGTTGAGGAAAGGGTTGAAAGAAATCAGCGGATAA